Proteins encoded in a region of the Desulfomonilaceae bacterium genome:
- the speD gene encoding adenosylmethionine decarboxylase → MNVLGLHLLVEFGSCNRLKIDDLVYLEEAMTQAAETAGAIILKTIFQKFEPHGVSGVIMISSSHLTIHTWPEHGYAAFDVFTCGQSVNPGKAVDFLKHKLEAVNIATREFHRGIPPATIIRQQFAHTDG, encoded by the coding sequence ATGAACGTTCTGGGACTACATCTCCTTGTAGAATTCGGGTCCTGTAACCGGTTAAAGATTGATGACCTTGTTTACCTCGAAGAGGCCATGACCCAGGCTGCGGAAACTGCGGGAGCTATTATCCTGAAGACTATTTTTCAGAAGTTCGAGCCTCATGGTGTTTCAGGGGTAATCATGATTTCTTCCTCGCATCTTACTATCCACACATGGCCTGAACACGGTTACGCTGCGTTCGATGTATTCACGTGCGGACAATCAGTAAATCCGGGTAAAGCGGTAGACTTTCTTAAACATAAACTGGAAGCCGTGAATATTGCCACTCGGGAGTTTCATAGGGGTATTCCACCGGCAACAATAATCCGTCAACAGTTTGCCCATACCGACGGCTGA